The genomic segment GCCATTTGGGAATTAGTGATGACAATGTGATATTTCAGGGGAAAGCAAATAGCAACAAATCTGTCATAGGCCAATACAACTAGAGTAAGtgactctaggaaaaaaaagaactgtacAAAAAACATATTGGCTATACAAGCTTCATATGTGATGAACTGAGAATCAAAGACAAAGGTTTCTATCATCTTAGGAATAAGTGCTGTGCTGCCACACATATCAACTACAGCCAAATTAAAAACAGCCATATACTTTGGTGTGTGAAGACTTTGCTCTATGTATATGATGAACAAAATGAAGGCATTTGCTATTACTGTTACAGcataaacaaaacacaagaaaacataGTAGTACTGTGCGTGGGGAATGCCAGAAAAcccattaatataaaaaaactgaggCCGAACAAACGTGGCATTTGCAGACATCACTGAATTTAAGGTGCTCATGGTAGACTtctttcttctctctgtccTTCTTTGTCTGTAATAACAAAAGACATAACCATAttaattgttaaaataaatcaaagaaaATGTGCCTATAGCATGACTGTCCAACCTTTTTTCAGGTGAGAAGGAGTTTCAACCACAACATTGCAGTTCAAACCccaaaatgtgtttaatttattatgtAAGGAAAGAGATTTCTAACTATTAAGTTgtaaggacatactgtatagttacaAATTTGAGGACAGCATTTCGCCTATCCAGTgcttttggtagttagtagttaatcaAAGGATCCAGTCCTTTCCAGTCATTTAAGAATAATCTACACAAACACTAATCTAAATCAAAATGTTGATTATCCCCTACATAATAAAGATTAAGTTATTTATTAAGCTCTAATGGGCTGAGAAGCTATAGTATCTTTGGAGTGTTACAGTAGTTCTGTATAATATTAGGATccaagtgtactgtatgtaagattTAGTTAGATTTCACTGCTTTGCAGTGTACtaaattctaaatgtatttattttaaattttattaattGCAATATTGTGCATTTTGCAGATGTTATTCACACGCATAACAATGACAGTGTCAGTAATTGTTGTATtacaataaaaatcaaatatgtTTTATAGATCATGTTAAAAGGTTTTGCCATTTATTGAACTTTGAATATAAAAAATCATTTCCTATAACAAGTCAAATTATAATGTCCTAAACATGAAAttcaaataatttgaaaaaatgttcaccatagatactgtatataacagaagtaaaaatacattctaacaaattgttacatactgtaactgcataACAGAACAATTACCTTTTCTTGCATATTAATTACTTCATTGACATTATAATCAGTATTGTATTGTGTGCATTTTAATCAATATATAACAAAACTGTATTATGtgctttattattgttgttgttgccacTTCTAATAGCCTTAACAAAAATAACCTGCAAAATTTTAGACTTCTCTATGGGCACAGTAAATAGAAAATCTACTGTAACTTTCATTAGTACATAACAACTAAGAGATACAGCATGTTTTCTAAATGATATTGTATATtctttcaattaatttaaacacTAATGTAGgggaaacacttaattctgccttattattaagcctcgccgctacactaatataatattatttcggTATAacctttttcaaaatgtaattacaggtcataaagtattttataaattaaaaaacaaaaatccattaCTCACCAAAAATGCCAGTAGCACATATAAAAAGATGATGAAACTGAAGTACTGTggtaaaagaaacaaacatcACTTGTGTCTTCATTTGGGTTTTgttgaaaaatatatacatcttGTGCTTTAACACTAACAAATAACAAAGGTACTAATACTCACTACAGTATAATTCTATAGAGCTTTCTGTGATGTTCTCTATAATGTCGTATTTAATGCTCACCGTGTTCTTGTAATTTCGTATTTGGTTCgcatgaaagaaagaaaatattaaaacatgtttaagTATTGTAAATGACTGTGCATCAAAGCATACAAGTACGATTGGTGAGAAACTAGTTCcttttataaagaaaatgttGTATCAACACAATCAACTTGGGAATGTGTTAGGCAGCAGTCTGTACTGCTGCTCTGCCTGTGCTCCACAGAGAGGTAAACATGACACATTTAATTATATGGCACTGTGTGCAATACTAGAAATAAAACCTATTCTTCATTGCTTGTTTATCAAGCTAGATCAAATACCAAAAAATATAACCTTTAGAAAGGAGAAGACACTGCTGAACTTACTGCTTTATAAACTTTAACAGTTTCTGTGTATAATGTACTTAACAACTGTGCAagcaaatattatatttattatataagcTTTACAGGAGGCTAAATTAGATTGATTCATGAGAACGTTTAATATATCTGTTATATAATAAATTTCTGCAATGGACTAGTGCCTtgttcagggtgtaccctgaATTCCGTCCATTGTATTCCAAATGTCCAACATGCCTACAACATTAAATTGGATGATGTGATTAGAAAAAGGATGATGAAATTAATATATCTGAAATAATGGCAACATATTTAcattaataatgtatttatgGCTGTCATCGCCTGATAATGTCCTTCTATCTGGAAACACATAAACAGTTacaccatactgtacatgtatattttgTCTATTGATTGTTTCATGGAGAAAGCATATTTAAGCAGAATAGCACAGAGAAATTTAACATCTGATGAGAACTGGTGGTATTTGTCTGTTTTTCGGATCACCATGACCATTatagatataaaaacattttcaaaacccGTACAGTTTTAATTGCATCTGTTTGTCTATCAAGACCCTCTGGCACACAGCCGAAACATTTCAAGGTCAGGTCTGAGTCATGTCATAAGCATGTTCTAGCTCATCCACGCTTTTGTCAGTGCCCCTCCCCACAAGCATATCTCTTATCTGACTCTTTTGTCGCCAtcagcataaaaagaaaaatacccaGTATCACACACTAATTATTTGCTGCTAATATCTCATTTTGTTTGAGGGTACTACACAGTCTCCTTTCATACCTGTCTCCCCTGTTGTCTGTGAATATTTCACCAATAGCTACGATTCTGCTTGTAACCTACCTACCTATTTATCAACTGTACCTGACTGTATTAAGTAATTTGACTAATTTAAATACCATACTAGGAAtaattgatatcaatttaaaaagATGCATGCAACTAACTAATTTCCTAAGGAGCatttatccatttatttttattttctccagtGAAAGACTCGCTCACAATTTTAAGCCAGAAAAACTAGAGCTAATCAGGAAGCTCATCTCATCAGAATTTTATTTAACCTTTCAAAAGAAACTCAAAAGTAATCAAACAGTAATCACCTAACTATATAAAGAGGTCACATAGCTATTTTGCTACATTCTGATCACAATCACATGCTATTGCTGAATTACTGAACAGTTAGATTTGGGAGTTATAGAATTTGTGCAGCGTGGTTTACGTTAAGGGTGTTAAATAGcttcacaaaattaaagttataATCTTCTGCTTTTTATTAAATGCATCTATGTTAAACAACttatatgcatatacagtaattacggTACAGACTATACATATTTCAATCTACTGCCCCcagtatttaaataaacatgatttaaCTATTATTTCCAATAATTTAATTCACAGAATTATCTCTAAAGTCAAATATGCTTGTCTTAACAATAGACATTGCAATATAACAAACAGTCTTTCATTTGGTgaattaaattctaaataaaatgtcTGGAAGACCATTACAAAGGGATTGTATACACACATAATTTAAGAAACACCCAAAACACTAAAGTAAATTTCTTCATTGATGGCATTATGTGTGTCATTGATTGGGTCTGTTTAGATATTCAAGGTTATATTGTACATTTCGTAGAGATTCATAGAGATATCTCTAAAAATCGTAGGctgttaattatattaatctaTAAAAGCAGTAGAGTTTATTCTTCTATAATGcagaaaagtggtttaaagtGGGAGTTATAAACTATAGCTATTACTCAGTTGCTCATTCAATTTAATCAATATAATGCTGAAACAGGAATAGTGCTGAACAATTAATGTTATCATTTGAATATATTTATGATTTCAACCACCTATTAGCAAATTAACATAATGATATtccctttaaaaaagaaaaaaaactaagaacATAAAGTTTCATTTCAATTTGCAGAGAAAAATCTCCAAATACAAAATCATGTACTATTAAATCACACAATAACACTGGTATTGctttcaatatatatataatacaatatatcaTATTAACATGTtggcttttagaaaaaagaaatagggtccatgttacagtatgtacaacacctgtaaagcagaaataaaagcaGGAGATCAAGGTTTCTGTGAAAGATAAAAAGTCAGAAGGGAGATGAGATGAATAATTACACTCTAGTAGAGTAACACTTCCAGAAGGCACTGGAGAGAGACCTCTGACTTTGTACGTGCAAGTACAAAACACTGAACATGagaaaaaatgcacacaaaGTAGTGTTCAGCAGTTGAATGTTGacctacatttacatttacattaccCCTTCCTTTATTTGTGTTGGCCCTGTGTGCGGACTGAGTCAATCAAGTGGAataattcagtaaaaaaaaaacgctgcaGCTTCTGTGCACGACAATACagagtgtgctgaaagccgagagaaaaaaaagttcccctttgCTCTGTAAGCCATAGTGCAGTGCTTgatttttgtgacctcttgagATCTATTGTGTTGGTTGCGTATTTGATATTGTGGTGCTCTGTGGTAGAACTGTGGTTtcatacttaaaagtaatactcttaaaagtaaaaatgatgGCTGTTAAAACATCTGAATTAGAGTTTCTCATAAGCTCTCTTTCTAGCAACGACAATCCTGACTACTTACACAGTATTGAGAAATTGAATTTTGACGAACCAGCTTATTGTAGGAGGTTATGTGAATGCAATGTAGATTGTATCTAATTTCACTTTAAACCTCGCTAAACAGCTTGAATGGACTTTCTTCAAGTTATCGAAGTTCCAAAAGCTTCAGGGTAAACTTGAGAGATATAGGTCtgagcgagttgagttgttagACATAATCAATGTGAAAGCCAACTCACAAGAGGTTTCAGCGAAAATAGAGGACTTGTCTGTTGAGAAAGCTGTCGCTGAGAAGGCCTAGCCTGCTTGGAAAAGAAAGGTAATTGGACAGTTTATACGAACATAACCATAAAGTACATGAGGACTTATTGCGTGTCGGTGAGGATAAATACTTGCTTGGACAGGACCTGGATGCTCCCCTGCGTGGAGCACAGCAATTACAGCACAGGCGTTCCTTACCGTGAAGTAGTACGAAGTGCTCGCTCAAGCTAAGGGCTCTACCTGAGAGAGTTCTCCTGGCCAGGATCTGGAACTGGGTCATTGTGGGGTAGAACGCCGAGCCCCAAGTGAGACACTAGGGCGAGTCAATTAATGCGTAGGCCCCCCGACCATGATCTCTGCCATCTCTCCATCGGTGGAGAAgctaagaaaataaatctccaCTCGCTAGCGACGGAAATAGACCGCTAGCGACGGAAATAGAGAGATTCGAGCacacagtgtcagggaataatgtcgAGAGTTACATCGATGAGCTCAGGTACACACTGCAGTTTATGCCAGACACTaatgaacaggagaaagtgttgcTGGtgagaaaaactaccagcagagcagTACATGAGTGAatggttataataataataataattgcttacacttatatagcgcatttctggacactccactcaaagcgctttacaggtaatggggactcccttccaccaccaccaatatgcagcattcacctggatgatgcgacggcagccatagtacacCAGAACGCCAGAAGGTGGTTAGGCAGACAAAAGAGGAGCGGTGCCAAGCCCTGATCCAAGACTATGGTgagtttattgacccgactgctgccgCGGCCACCATCCATCAcgttaagcacgagagagccgAGTCCCCTTGCAactattacgagagacttagacgcacatactgtattatagaCACACAGGACAAAATTATGAGGGTTGCAAAGAGAATGCAAATCTCAAATTTTACGTTTGTGTGCAAAAGGTCAGAATGTAGATGCAAGACCTGtttagggagcttagtgccactgtagccagtctagccgTGGGACATATCCCAGCCTGCTTGAtcccactcttctcagtagaggagcatGTGACGTTAACCACCCCACAGCTCGTAGGACATCCAGAAGATGATCAAAGTTGGTATTCGATTCCATATCTTGAGATGGGAATCTACAAAAGCTATCCGTCTACAAAAGCTATCCgttggctgtgtctaaatgatCCACCactgaagggtgtaaagctactataATGAGAAGGGGGAGGTTAATGAAACCCATAGAGAGCAGGTGGGatgtaaatggctggtcagcacaccacattttaaCTGTCACTGACTTAtaacaggcatgatacagctaccaaaATTCAGCTGcaaaatcaaacagttttcctgcaagttccatAATACAATGAACATCACTTAACCCTATGTTTTGGTCTGAAGACAACAACGTATCAGGACCTCATGACCTTCACAAAGGGGGGTATTTAGCGGCAatacttattaataatacaggaattaagtttgctgtcCCCCCTGCCAGTCTCTCTCCTTCAACTCtgtggtgctggacacagagaggcaattccatttggttcagatttaagatgtttttttgtctGATAGAGTTTTCTGACAGCTCCCAGGGCTAAGATTTTCCTGCCACCTTAATGAGAGGTCATCTCTGGCGCTtttctgtctgggagattccaaggaagagtctcatcccaagttgtttacaaccctaaggtcagagagcATTGTAACCCATCCTCCactttgatcaaccaatcaggaactggtagagcAGGGTAACCTCACGTTGAATGCCCGCAGAACTtacaaccaatgaacgaccgtagttcctccagataggATGCCGATTGGACGCAACAACAGCCGGTTGCTGTTCCTTTGTGGCCGTGGGAGATCTGAATGTACATAAATTGCATGAGTGTTCAACTTCTACATTGCAGCTTGAGAATTCACTTGTTACCTGAATCCCAGTTGATGtcaatttaattaatatgaGTGATGTTCTTGCtgttgagtatctagtgtagaagttgtaatcaaaaaCCACACTAAAGaaatggtataaatgaatggtatactcaATGAATGtatctcttggtatttgtaagtCTTCGTGATTAAATACAgatcagccattcaaaatgagcaagGTACGCAGCGTTAAAACGTGGTGGACATTGCACaacattgaggagcctagctttcttaactagtaagtactgtactttctactttgaaaatacctgtgaaaccggtttaattcgtcacagccagcactcccgcagagaggggtgTTGTACTCGTTAGCACTCGTTAgtgtcttagcacaaagcagaaacgtcttgtattttccgatgacatacaagtggaaagattacagattttaatcgtcttttttctgaaccaggggaaatctgatcatttttctctataacaataataaaaaactttattttacatatcacctttaaaagtggcatctcaaaacaatacagtagatgtaaaccacagattacaaagtaaatacccagacaaatgcaaacgcgtttttaataaaatgcttttattcattcagcagaaagagagcgtaaaacctgggtgtaacagctgttcctttttctgatcactcgctctctggataaacgtctcacctgtcctgttctttgttttcctaatttgctgattatgccttctgcgatccactcctgccctcacacctaaagaagactattttaaatttctttgcgcggtccattgtgcaattaacccttgtatgtgctgtccttaaggtgatatcacataaaggtgatatgtaaaataatgttttttattattggtatagagaaacatgatcagattttccccggttcagaaaaaaagatctaaagtatactagttaagaaaaataaatctaaacggggagaaagctatgctgaaagattattaagatacttagaagacaaagatatcaatttatgttgcatttgtctgattgtgaatcaaaaaacacatatttaaacccacgtttgcgatttaaatcaaaatgtgatttaaatcaatataaatgtttatattttaacgcctaggtgactattcattgttattaaaatgacttaaattcgatcatgttgtgatatttagaaatatacatttgtttggtgcgagtgaagttttatttaatctctgagccatactgattcttatggaagccagtttccgctagggagtaaaaaaaaaaaaaaaaaacacactatggtattctctccgatgcagtgcagttaaaaacatatctctgatgctgttcctaaatgaatatcgtttatgaccatcagacgctttatgctccttttctatTTTCCAGTGGATCGAACAGGGAGacgcatttcatgatgtacttttcactgatgaaacaacagtagctctggaacagttttcaaccatggcgttttataaaaaggggagatatgtacgtgttactgaagctaaaagtttagcctttgtcactaatgtaaccactaaataaagacatatagaaatccctacgttacagactgtatatggctggtattggtagttcaaagaaaaaatacacaccagtattccactttctccctaaacattttaaacatcagagtcttacatatggttatttcggaaacgtttgtacatgctccttctgaccatgttactgtttactgttactgaccatattaagtttaagtgcctgtgggcacttttcctgtccgtggggggtggaccgtctttcattagaaggttagtctgttctaggTGAAACATCTGGGTAGTTTCATTATATACTGAaattgaaaggtattttttaatGCATCCTATGGCTATACCGTATGTCTGGGAAGGAGGCCCATTGATGCACAGAGGAGTGAACATGTAGAAGGAGGGTCCCAGATTTGGCACAGACTGAGCTGTAGCCCAATTGGGGGCAGCTGAGCAAACATGAATGGCTGGGAGTAGCGCTGTGCTAAAGAGGGAGATATGAAAAGGGAAGGATAGTTCAAATTGCTCAGTCTTTAGGCAGATATGAAGGATACCCAATGAAAGTGAGAAGACAAATCCCTATTATTGTGATAATATTGTGTCACTATTATAAAAAGACAGAGGCCAGTCCAGAATTGTCTAagtaattctgtgcacctgaactAGTAAAGGGGTAAGTACTTATGCAATTAACAAGTTTTGCAAAGGCCAAATTTAACTCCTTTCCCTCATGAATGTGTTCAGTTTGGGCAttcaagttttgatttaaatagtTCACTTAAAATGTATGCATTACATTGTAAGTCAACATAATGGGACACAATTTGAAAGGGTTGTATgcttttgcaaagcactgtgtcacagtctcctccttgcAGAGTTTAGAGGTGTAGATAGAAGATGACAATAACGATGGCACAGCCACAATTGCAAAGATGTGCAATGTTGTTTATTATGAGGAACTACGTTCCCAAAGTCaacacccaaaaaaaaacaaagtgaaaaccaCAAAgtaaccagaaaaaaaacaacacaaagctaTAATACgaaatatatatacattaattactgtacaaaaaaaacacaagattgTTGCAGGTAGCTCCAATTCCACCCCCACAATCCACTTTCTCCTAACTCCCCCCTCCTAATTTGAAGTGCTCTTTTTCTAGGTTAAACTCCTTCCCCTAGAATATTCCACTATaaagcacaaaaaataatttgacaaaacaataatcagaattctgatataaacatttctatatcaattacacaattaaacaatgaacatattatccaaaataaaatatcatactCCTTTTATGTACATAACTGTTGTTTAAGCAAATACTACCCCCTTTTAATGGTATATTCGTACAAATCAATCCATGCATGCGCAATCCTGAAACAGGCACTACTAAGCCAGCCCCTGTTGCCATGCCAAAGTTTGGGTCCTATAGATTTGTGAGGCAAACCATTTTACCAGTGAGAAATCCaaacagcttatttatttgaGATGCTTGAGTTGATTACCAATTCAGTTCATTTCACttctaaaacaaaggaaaacaggTGTTTGGTTTAAGTTAATGATTACATTTGATAGTACATGGAACAAGCTTACTTTAATCTATGTGTGCACCCACAGAACAAGCAAAGCTATCCCTGTAATTCCAGACTAGTGTGTTTATATTGAAAACCAGCATTATTGCCTTTGTTTAGATAGTGAAATGTTTAcgtatgtgtgtgtatgtgttcatGTGGCTACCTCACGAGTGCCAGGTGATCTGGAAACGGAGTTtccagtcacacactgtatattgtataccaATATAATTAAAAGTACAATTAAAAGTAATATGCAATATATTACACAGTAAGAAATCAGCATAAGATATACCAAATatagaatacagtatgtgtgatgaGATATTACAATGTGATACATCTCCTCAGAAAAAGTTTAAGCAGACTTTCAATTAGCATTTAATCTCACATAGAGTGTAGTTTTAAAAAGCCATATAGACATTGCATGATGCAAACAGATAATATGTATATTAATTgtacatttatattatatagtaaTATAACCATTGTAAGTGGCGAGCACATGGTGGCACGGACAGAGATGCGACTGAGCCCGCAGGGTCGACGGCCGCGAGGGCGGCCCAAGAAGCGGTGGATGGATCGGATCACAGAAGACATGTGGAAAGTGAACGTCACCCCGGAAGACACCTATGACCGCGCCAAATGGTGACGtgcgtgccgacaagcggaaCCTGCCGATGCGGGAGTAACACTAAGATAAAGAAGACTAATATAACCATTGTACAACTTTAATAATGCAATATATTTAATCTCTTAAGCATCAAATAATGTTTCATAGAAATGGAATACAAAGGTTTGTACTACACAGGGCATGAGGTATTTTATAATTATCTAGATACTGTACTTATTAACCTCTACTTCACCTATAATAATTAATGAGTAATCATTAAAgaataattcattatttaaataataattaagcaACAGGTTCGTTCACAGAAATTACAGCCTTTTTGCTCCATCAAACCTGTGTTGTCATTACTAAATTGgacaagatacagtatacaacatATTGAAAcattacttattattattattccataaAATCATTTATAATTGGTAGCAGTGATGGTCTTGTTTCTTTTATAAAGTTTTTTAATTGCTGTCATAACCTCCTCTGTTTTGATTGTGTAAATGATGGGATTCAGCATTGGTGGAATGGTGGAAGACAGGGATGTACTTATTATTCTGGTATTTGGGTGAAGAGTGGACATGATTGCAGCAATATATGTGGCTGATATTGGAAGATAGAAAATGGTTACTAAGAGTAGGTGAGAGGTGCAGGTTTTCATGGCTTTCAGGCGTTTCTCACCTGATGCAATTTTCAGCAAAGCAAATATAATGCAAACATAAGATAACAGAATTAGAACAAGTGGtgcaaaaagcaaaactgtgaTAGCAATTTTTGCCATTATGTAACTTGGGAAGTTATTATTACAGGCCATGCGATACATAGGTCCATGATCACAAAAATAGCTGTCAATCACAATGGTTTTACAGAATGAGAGTGTGGTAATTAAACCCACAGATGTGATCACTAGACCTGATGTGAGAAACCATACAACAGCAAGAATCACAGCCATTTGGGAATTAGTGATGACAATGTGATATTTCAGGGGAAAGCAAATAGCAACAAATCTGTCATAGGCCAATACAACTAGAGTAAGTGACTCTAGGAAAGTAAAGAGATGTACAAAAAACATATTGGCTATACAAGCTTCATATGTGATGAACTGAGAATCAAAGACAAAGGTTTCTATCATCTTAGGAATAAGTGCTGTGCTGCCACACATATCAACTACAGCCAAATTAAAAACAGCCATATACTTTGGTGTGTGAAGACTTTGCTCTATGTATATGATGAACAAAATGAAGGCATTTGCTAGTACTGTTACAGcataaacaaaacacaagaaaacataGTAGTACTGTGCGTGGGGAATGCCAGAAAAcccattaatataaaaaaactgaggCCGAACAAGCGTGGCATTTGCAGACATCACTGAATTTAAGGTGCTCATGGTAGACTTTCTTCTCTCTGTCCTTCTTTATCTGTAATAACAAAAGTCATAACCATAttaattgttaaaataaatcaaagaaaATGTGCCTATAGCATGAATGTCCAA from the Lepisosteus oculatus isolate fLepOcu1 chromosome 5, fLepOcu1.hap2, whole genome shotgun sequence genome contains:
- the LOC102686452 gene encoding olfactory receptor 51F2-like, whose protein sequence is MSTLNSVMSANATLVRPQFFYINGFSGIPHAQYYYVFLCFVYAVTVLANAFILFIIYIEQSLHTPKYMAVFNLAVVDMCGSTALIPKMIETFVFDSQFITYEACIANMFFVHLFTFLESLTLVVLAYDRFVAICFPLKYHIVITNSQMAVILAVVWFLTSGLVITSVGLITTLSFCKTIVIDSYFCDHGPMYRMACNNNFPSYIMAKIAITVLLFAPLVLILLSYVCIIFALLKIASGEKRLKAMKTCTSHLLLVTIFYLPISATYIAAIMSTLHPNTRIISTSLSSTIPPMLNPIIYTIKTEEVMTAIKKLYKRTRVNCTMDRATLTSANEYNTPLCGSAGCDELNRFHRSPTATKEQQPAVVASNRHPIWRNYGRSLVVSSAGIQREVTLLYQFLIG